In Malus sylvestris chromosome 2, drMalSylv7.2, whole genome shotgun sequence, the genomic stretch TATTTTGTCATGGGCTGATTCAATTGCATCAACACTTGGTTTGTGACCTGCATATTGTCGGATAAGGAAGTTCCTTGCACCTTGAATCTCATCTTCCGAAGCCTCCCTGCTTATTCCAAGTCGTTTGTAGGGGTCCCTCACATTAATCCTAGGGAAAATAGCTTTACTTGCAAAGGCAGTGAAGAAGAAAACAGATCAGAGCGATAAAGATGCTGATTTGTTACAATATCTGATAAAAACGAATCAGGTCAAtggtaatttatgaaattaacggTTACAGGGTTGAACGAAATACGTCTAACCTAACCAAGCTACCGATGTCAAGACTCCTACAAATGCACCTAAATGTTTTGGTTCGACTTGGTTACGAAGTTTAGACACGTCAGAGGCCGCAACCAAATACACCAGCTGAAGGGCTGTTGAGAATCCTTCGTGTTAGGTTCTACATTCCAATTTTCTTCATACCGTTTTGTGCAACAAGGACCAGTGTGTTCAAGCTTGAAGGAAGTTATACACAAGCACTCATACATATACAACAACATCCAAAGTAAATGAAAATATAACTGCCCTCAGAAAAATAAGATGAAAATTACCAGTTGGTTCATTGGACATATCGCCGTAGGATGCATCCACGGCAAACTTGATCAGATGTGTTTTCCGTGCGTTCAACCTTTGTGCAAAGCCAGTCCAATAACTTCTGCTTGATTTTAGAAGAAAACAAATAAGCAAACCGAGAAGGTAACCACACTACGTGAAATTAATAACTGATACTGCCCTGGCTGTACCTTTCCACTCGAAGTAGCTCATTCTTTCCTGCAGGCTTCCAACCATGAGGGAAATTCGAAACTCGCCCTCGTAGTGAACCAGAACTTCGTGCTGGAATTTGGAAGCAGAATCTGGAGGGACTACCAGTCAATCCCGAAACAGAAGTCATCTTCGCAGCACTCTCTgtcgaaacaaacaaacagaatCAAACACACTGCatgaaggaaaaaaatggtTCATTTCTGGATAACCACTGAATCACTTAAACTGACAATTTTATCGTGATATTCCGGAACACAAACCCAACAAGGCAATGGCAGGAAAATGCAATTGAATACCAATTAGCTGCCCAAATTCCAGTTTTCTTTACTTGTGATGGATTTACCTGGAACTGAAATTTGCAGTGAATGCGAGAGAAGTTGACTTCTGGGTTTTGACCAATTGCAGAGTTAATCAGTCCTTTATGTTTTTATCAAGTATTTGGAATTCACAGACCACGATAGTTCTGAGCCGGCAAAGAAACTTATAGCAGAAAAAAGGGTGAaaattttttgagaaaaaattgGTAAACCTGGTGGCGGATGGTGGAAGATAAAGGGGCTGAAGACGGCGGTGTTGACTGGGTTTTGCGGAGGACTGTGGCGGCAGCAACAGGGGCGTCGTCGTCTACAGCGGATAGGAGAGAggcagagagaagagaaggccAAAAACGCTAAAACCCTCCTAATCCTTCCTTGCTGCCGAAAACAAAGGAAGGTGCTAGTCCCTGTTGCCTACAGTCATTTGGCTCGTTGTATACGAGTAAATACATTTATAAAAAAGTAAATAGTACAAGAGAACATGAGATCCGTTGTAGTCTAGTTGGTCAGGATATTCGGCTCTCACCCGAAAGACCCGGGTTCAAGTCCCGGCAACGGAATGTGATTTTTTTAaccacttttttgttttttttgttttttttggggaCCTTTTTAACCAAATGAAATGAACGGTAATTTTCCTATTGTAAAAGAAACTCAGTGACTTGCTATTGGCGAAAGATAGAGAAAAATCAATCATTCGACATTTAGACTTTGAATGGATTCGACTTATACATTGCGATGAAGATactcaaacaaaaaataagacaagtttttctttcttttatcacTCATGAACCACCATGCGCAGTAAAAGTCTCATGCATAGTGTTGAATGAGAGAAAGAAGTGAGAATCCGCCTTTCGACCATCCAACTACTTTAAAAATAGCAGTTATCCAAAAAGTGAAGGATTAGTAATCATTTTTCGACATTCAGACTTTGAATAGATTCGACTTATACATATGCGATGAAGATactcaaacaaaaaagaaaagtttttctttcttttatcacTCAGGAACCACCATGCGCTGTAAAAGTCTCATGCATAGTGTTGAATGAGAGAAAGAAGTAAGAATCCGCCTTTCGACCATCCAACTACTTTAAAAATAGCAGTTTCAGCTTCgaacacaaatttttttgtataCTCTGTGCACGGGTAAGTTGAGTTGATTCAAAACAATCGCAATTTTATCTACATTTGTGGGGAGCATCAAATAGCTGTAACCCTTAAAAGAGTTCATTTGCAAAGGGGCTTGCCATTCGCCATTTGCCACGCTCCTCAATTACTACATAGTTCATAGGCACCTGCAAATGAAATCCTTCATATTCTCTTTTCATTGTGTACAAACTGATATTGTCATCCCAAATGATACAAGGCTGATTCAGTTATGAGAAATCTGTAAACGTCACGTCGATCGACTGAACATCGTCATACAATCTGGGCATGGATAATGCATCAGGGGCTTACAGAACAAACTTCCATTTGAACAGTAACAGAGAAGATGCAGAGTATTTACGTGTTTTTACCGTATGAATTATTCTGTACAAACTTAATCTATACAACTGTACAATTATGAATCCAAACGGCTTTCCCCATTAAGTTCCATCATCCAACTGCggcaaaaaaaatcaaaacaccgAACCACGAGATGCATTTCAACGATGGacagaaaaaaattcaacaagCCTTGGTCATCTCATAGATGGGATATAACAATGCATTTGTTTGCCAATGAGCAAGGAAACATGATACTACTAAAAGGAGTACCTGTTTGCAACAGAATCACGATGACTGGAAAAGGGTCACGGTTGCAATGTAACCATTCTTCATCACCTGTTGATAATCAACAAAATATTTATTAGCAATCCCATGCACAACCATAGAAAACATAAGCAACGATGAATTAGCAATCATCATCTCACCTCAAATGCAGCATTTTGATAACCATATACAAAAGTAGATCCAAACGGATTGCTTGTAGAACCTTGAGTCTGGATAGCAGCTCGGCCAGAGTCCCCAAGGATTTCCTACAAAAAGTAATCTTTTGTTACTACCATGACCCCAATCATGGTCAAGATACAGTGAAAGGAATACACTGACGACAGAAGCTATCAATGAGAAAGTCGTTACTCATGGAAAACAATGAAACAAAGTACAAATATAACAGTTTAAAAAACAACGGCCAAGAGAAAGTTTACCTTCACTTGCTCCCACTTTGTGCTAGGTGTAATCCTATGTTTGCAGTAATTTACATCCTGATAAGACCCCCCTACTGCAAGGGATGATTAATGTGTTTATCAGGTTTCTAAGTCAATAGATCCAACTTGAAACTTCAGAAGAATCAGTGGGGGACTTACAGTCAGATGCAAAGATGGCAAAATTGCACTTTATGTAAGAGTTGAAATCTGCATGACCAGGATAGTTTGTATGCAAAACAAACTTCTTGATTTTGTGAGTCTGGAggcaaacaaaaagaaaagtgatCTGAGAACTTCCAAGCACAAATATTACCATGCAAAACATTTTGAACGTATATTTAACCAGAAAATAAGTTAATACCTGGCCATCAAATAAAATATCCAAACCACGTGTAAAGTAATTGTAGAAGTAATCGCCACAGAGAGTTGTCCGTGGACGAGGGTCCAAGCCAGAATGAATAACCATTTGGTCTACCTACACAGCACAGAGAATCAACAATCACCAACAAGAAGACAAATGCATTTAGAAAACATACTACATAGGCATAACAGTGGGAGTTACCTGCTTCTGATGTATGCCACACGGACGACCCAATTCAGTCCAAACATCctgtaaataaaaagaaaaaacatgaaTTACACAGGATGAACAACGAAAGAATGGCAGAACTAGCCAGCCAAATAGAAAGACTAACTAGAGCTTAAACAAAGCAAAATTAAAACTTGCCTGAGGTGAAGCTCCAAAAGGAATATTCTGGCCACCAACATTGAAGTACAATTCTTCCCCTAGCTggataaaataaaaactgaattgGATTACATCCAAGAACAACAATCACCAGTGTCAAACTGCTCACTGGGGCAATAGTAAACCACAAATGAAGGAAGCCGCAAAGCCAAAGCATTTGATTCTTCTCCAAATCATGGTTTAAAATCTCCATGATTCACCTCAAGCTCATAGAAGAAAACAAACCATGGTTTAACTGAAATTACGCCAGGAAGATGGAGAAAAAAGTCAAACCTTAACGTGCACCTCTTCCATATAGAGGCTGCCAACAGGTAATGGAGGAGCAGATGCCTTATCCATTAGGGACCCCACACCAACTTTTTTATCTGTAGAACTATCATATATAGAGACACGGCACGTAACTGGTGTGGTTCCATCAGGAAACTCCAATGGCAATTCCACTTTCATAAacaaccgaaaaaaaaaattcaagtaatTAGAGCTTGCAAAATTTTTGAAGCAAGAAGCAATTGAGTAAACAGTGTCAGTAAAATACCTTCTCTATTATGGCAGCAGTCTGTATACTGGCTAGgaattggaaaagaaaaggaaagccCCTACAGTAGCCATGGTTGGTAGACACACAAACAGATTCCAGCTTGTAAGATGATTCATAAGTagataaaattaaagaaatatgAAAGTCAAGTTAAATTTACATACTGGGTAAAACAGAGTGTAGACACCTCTATCCTTGTCATAAATTCCAGGGAAAGTTGGCCCAAATAGTGCATATACAGCTACAAAAGTAGCTAATGTAGATGGTCCCCTGAAAGTAGAGACGAAATTCAATAGTATGCCTCATTGTATATAATAGAAAGCCTCAAGTAAAGTAACTCACCCAATCAAAGAAGTAGCATAGCGCATTTGAAGCCGTTTTatatcaaatatttcaacaagACGTAGCCTCTgcaccaaaatttcaaatcaGCAAGCCATATCATATCAGGAGGTATTTATAGATATTACAACCCAACAGTAAAAGCAATCCATGTACAAATTCACCTgccattttaaataaaatagacATATACGAATCAAAAGCATAGCCGTATTAACCCGCTAAAGAGAAAAATAGCTGAAGAGGATGGCTATCTGCCAGTGTTTCATGGACTACCCATGGCGTACCGCTCTAACATCCCACAGACATTTTCTTATTTTGTATGACAACCAATTAAGGTAACTTTTAACACACGGTATTAGCTACTACAAccattaaaataaaagaatCCGGTCAAGTATTTGTGGATTTTCTTTAAATAGTAACAATTTTAATTGATGAGTAAATACCACATGCCACAGTACATGGCCATTAGTTAATAGCTGCATCACCCTCGGGTCATATATTTATGAGGAAtcaaagtaaacaaaagatcGCCACATatgtaaaaacaaatttttgatACGCAAAGAAAAAGGCACGAGCACGAAAGAGAACAAATCAGACGTATGCAAAAACGAACCTGTGACCAAGGATCAAAACGAAGATGAAAACCAtgatctggaaagctgataacAATATCCAACTTCAGGGGCTCCTGCATGGGAGAAGAACAGTGATAAGCAGTCATTACAACTTATCGGTATTTCAGTACATGCACTTTATGAATCACTGAGCTATTTGTTTCATCCCACGAAACATGTGCATACGCCTAAtattagggaaaaaaaaatgaaacccaACAAAATGTGCTTCTACAATAGATTACACAGGCCATAATGATACACAACTTAGCAAACAGATCCAACCTCGTCGTAAAACTTCACGTGGACAACGTCGTAAATGTTAGGCTCCTGCTCTATCTGAGCAAATGCTTGGCATATCGGCATTCCTGAAACAAACATTTCAATCCATGATTCAATTCCAAAAATAATCCGAGCTGCGGTTCTAACACCAgtgaatttatttaaaaaacctACACATGCCAAATCAATTTTTCATATCCAATCTCTACACCATCAACTACTTGACTCTAAAAATCCCAAGAAAAAACAACTCACATTTAACCACACATATATCAAACAGCTGAGATAACTCACAAATAtggtaaaattaatttacacaaATGAAACGCTCGCAAataattcaattcaaatttcaatttccaCAAGTAATTCTTGCTCTTAGGTTAAAGAAATGAACAAATTTCGAATTAATTCGATGATTAACAAATAAAATTCAGAAACTAACTGCCGATTACCGATGGTGAAGGGTCCGATTCCGAGGCCGGGCCGGAGATCGAGGACGATGGCGCCCATGGCAGTGCCTTCGCAGCGGCGTCGAGGTCTCTGCAACATGACTGCTGGTTCGAGAAGATGACGTGATTTGGCGACTCTGACTATGGACTCCGTTACTTTCGCGAAAGTAACTGCACAGGTGTTACATGCTTAAATACGAAAAAAACGCTTCGCTGTGAATTTTGCTTTGCCTCGCTGCACACGAAACGTTTGCTTTGTTGGGTTcgtttatttcttttttctttttttccttgatAATATTTGGacaaaggtttttttatttttttattttttttacatacgATAGTATCTATACTAAAGGACGAGAGAGTAtgttaagtttcataatggattagcaataatatgattcaaattcgcttttgacgatatacgatgaacgatcacGATCATAAGATTCCTAGAAAAATGATCTGGCCagaatcattttctttttttttttaagagcaTTTCCATCGGTTGGTAAAAGACAATAGCAATTGGATGACAATAGCAATGAAATTGTTTTTACCGCTCACTTAAAGTAGTAATTGTCCTTGTGCAGATTCATTAGTTTGGAATGAGGAAGGGCAAGGGTCATTACTAtttactaatatatatatattgcttaACGGGAGGGATcccatttttaaaaaaaatatagggaCACACTCACCACCGTTGGATTTAACTTTAATAAAATTGTATGGTTGAGATTATGTGGCCTGTGTTTTAATATCAAccacataatttcattaaaaccaatCTAACAGTGGGAGCGTGTtcccatttttttagaaaattgggaatccctccccttaagcaatatgtgtgtgtgtatatatatatatattaatgttTTCTTTGTCTTATCCTTATATATTAATATCATCGTAGATTTTTGGGCAATTATAAATGTATAATTTGCAATGCAAGTGTGTTAAACTTTATAAGAATTTAAGAATGTAAACTTCATAAGTTtgtgggtaaattacatagtagccccttaTGTTTGAAGTCTATTACAATCacatacaacatttttaaaatatttcactttcataccttaaataatattttatttcaaaataatacatccgttacattttccatcaattgatccgttaagtgctgacgtcactgccacgtggcaaaaaaataatatttaaaaataaaacccacATCTTCTTCCCCGTGCCCTTCCCTTCCCTGCAATCCAAACACCCAAAACCAACCCGTCTTCTACCTCATCACCAGAGCCCAAGGCTCAATCAGCCTTTTAGCTTTCTAGGTATAAATACCATTTCCAACTCCCTACCAGACAGGGAAACACTCACAGGGTCACAGTCGCAGCCACACCCGCAGCGAAAGAGGGAAACCAGCTCTCCGGCACATGTCAGTAGTTCCTCTCCCCAATCGCCGCTGTCTTTACTTGTTCTAGGGCTtaaaaaatcctcaatttttCTTCGTTTTTTCTCTTGGTATTGCGCGGGGGATTTCAATTATGTCtgctagattttttttttcttcttgaaatTGTTGGGTTTGGGATTGAAATCTCCTTACTTACTTTACCCTTTAAGTCCCCTGCAATGCGATTTCTCAATTAGGGCTTCGATTTTTCCGTTTGGTTTGAAGCTGTGGCCTTGTAGATTGCAGAGTTTCTGAGTTTGAAATCTGGGTTTTTTCGTGACTTTGCAGTTTTGAAGCTGGGTTTTGCTACGGCCATGTGAGGTTCGAAGCTGGGTATTGCTGCGACCCTGTGAGGTTCGAAGGTCGCGGCTGCGTTTTTCATGGGTTAGAGTATGTGGATTGTAGAAGTTGTGGGTTGATGTAGAAGATGTGGGTTGGGAGACTCAGGAGGGAGAAGAGGGGTGGGGAGGGGTTGCGGGGAAGGTGGAGTGGGTTCTGCGtttttcaggttttttttttttttttttaagaagattcaggttttttttttttaataaaaaaaaaaattttgcctCGTCGCACATAGGTAgtagccacatcagcacttaacttAACCGATCAATGGatagaaaatgtaacggatgtattattttgaaataaaatagtatttgaggtatgaaagtgaaatgttttaaagatgttgtatggggttgtaatacaCCTCAAACATAAGGaactactatgtaatttaccctaataatttttatgatatttatgaattttttagaCTTAGATTAATCATCACAGTTGAACTGGCCAATTTTTTACTTTGACAGGGCAACTGCCAAAGTACATGCCTTTCTTGCAATTGTCGTCCATTTTTTCCTTGGTGaagttgattttttttgggCCAAAGGCAGTTCAATCCAATTGCCCTTGCAATTGGTTGACTTCCAGCGATGCTCTAAATTTGTCAGAATTGGAAtggttatttatttttatcaagaATGATATTCTTACCATATATTTTTACTATTATTTGTATCATTTATTTAATAGAGATACATGTGTTGGTGGGTCTTATCtctaatttttattattgaaatttgaagatgtaggATGATATTTAAGATCTTGGGTGCAGATTATCCTAATCACTTGGGCTAAGAGCTTTgttgttataattttttttcaaaaattttatttttatgataaagagagaaaaaattAGAACTTGGAACATTTCTAACATTAGAGAAGATCTATAAAAAGttggaaaattgaaattttaaagtaaaattaaatatttaaatctTTGAAAAAGAGTGAGTGCGTTGTAAGACTAAATAAACGACTCTGCCTAGCTTGCCTATTAGGTTATGTCCAACCTAGGGGTAAAAGAGCACTTGGCTTTTAAGTGGTCAGTTTAGCCAAGTTAATAATTCTaactaagaaaaaaaaggcCCTCTAGGTTTTCTCGTAAACCCTAGGAGAGCGATGGCTAGAACTATCATTAAGGGCCTGTTTGATAtcgtatttgaaattttttatcatttctcaaaacatttcttaaaaacatttcttgaaaacaattttctttaaaactcaaaaacttgattggtttgcgatttaaaaattttaaattgtacgACTCAAACTAGACAAATAGATCTAAAAAAATAGAGTCgtaggagagggagaaagaaaagagaggaggaaagaaagtaagagataaatgaaggaaagagaaagaagagggaggattggacgagatagagaggaaaATGAGTGAGAGAAATAACGAAATAATGAAGATAGCGAATTGGAGAAGAGACGAAAaagatataaaaaattataaaaattataaaaaaaaaggagagagaaagaatagcGAATTGGATAAGAGACGAAAAAGAtataaaaaaagagagagagagagagagagatagatttggagtgagaggggggagggagagaaaagaaatgagtgagtttaagtttaaaaactctaaaaactcattttttatgtttttagataataaaCTATACTTTTTAGTTAGTCTTAAGTTCAGTTTTTTAAAACACTCAtaccaaacaaatttttaaagcctaaaacttgaaaattatttttgagtttaaaaagttagaTTTAAGTAGGATATCAAACAAACTCTTATAATTTCATGAATAATAACGTTTTGTGAGGtctcttttttttgttgtttcacTGTCCAAGGATTGAGTTTATcccaatataaaaaaaaattataatataatttCAAGTATTTCCAATTTACAGATAATGGCAATTACTTGGACCAAACAACCAACTAATAAACAATTTATTGCTCTTTTGatagtacttttaaaatggctgaaaaagtttttagtaaaaatatttttgaattaattCTTAGTAAAATTCAGGTGGATCATAGAAAAACACTCTAAGCGCTTCTTATAAGAAACACAAATCTAATGCTTCTTTCAAAAAACACTTATGTTTTTGGAACATGAAatcaatttaacaaaaaaatactttcaactattttaaaaacacttccgaATAAccttatttttcaagttgtgtTTTTGATACATGGAAGTGCATTGGTTTTCCATTATAGAAAGAGATAGGGATAgaaaggaaaaggatcctctccatatcctctttgtggggattcGGGGATCAATTGATCATTTCCGTTCATCATGCGATCaatttttgttaggtactatttatattcaattttaaattttaaattttaaataattactgaccgcataatgtacgataaacggacatGATTTATTGATCCTTCGAATTCCCACAAAGAGAATTCAAAGAGGATCTTTTCCGGGTAGAAATAGAGTTTTCcctaaataataaaattggagcctctccctcactctctctcaaataaaagtcaaaaaaaaaaaacaaataaacatttCATTATAGCAGTTCCAGCGTGGCCCATTGTCCCTAGGACAATCCATTATGCTATCCATCCATTGAACAGTAACTACCCTTAATAAACAGTAATGActttttgcatctccacccttgtaCTCAATAGCCCTAATaattggcaataaaatattaatattttttttatttataaaataatataaaataattttatttgtaatttcggataagatttttaatcgttcttgttgcgccacatgtcattaatcGAAAAGAATatagcaataaaatattagtattttttttatttataaaataattttattcgtaatttcggataagatttttaatcgttctcgttgcaccacgtgtcattatccgaaaagacaattattggtgatggatttctgataagatttttaaccaatcatgTCGCGCCATGTGTTACAATCtgtttacaatctttgaggatagatttccaccttatttttaacgaatgacagCATGCCACGtgacattatctacaacctaatcctttatgaatcctccatataatccatcatccatcctcagaaatctcacaccaattttctcaagatctatatcattattcatagtttttgcttcCTTATTCACCTAAATCTCTAttattattcatagtttttgcttccttcttacaatatcttcttcttcctcaaggatgatgtgggaaatcgatcagcaagaggaagaattgtttaaccaatcagaaGGAATGTTCAAACGCCAGGCGGCCCAAAATCAaagggaagaggatgaggagcgtagaCGGAGAGACGACGAATCAAGAATGGcaagagcctcacattccccgtcgagtcatccaagtTGTGGCTCAGATCTGCAGGCCCAACTGTGTTGTAAACATTGATAGAGACAGGCAACGACGAGGTGAGTAtctcttggacgattattttgtctGTAAAAGTGCATTCCTTGATACGTACTTTAGAcgccgttttagaatggaacgtcATTTGTTCACATGGgcgctgtttgcaaccatgagtatgaaattgaattcaaacttgacaatatatgttgaatttatagaaaagtaaatatataaaactatgaaattgaattcaaacttgagtttgaatttatagaaaagtaaatatataaaactaTGAAATTGGATTCAAACTTGACAATATatgaaattggattgaaactttgagaagatatgaaattgtggtgtaaggtagaagataatgagaaggtatttatagaaaagtaaaatcaaatttttttttaatttttcaaattttttttcggatttttaataattttttacattttaaattttttttaattcacctaattaatctataCTGTTTGGATTTAAACcgatttgaattccaacactctagattgtgccacgtggcacaacggtaacatttctgattttttaactttttttttttaattttaaagtctaataacgtggaccgttgatctcagatctaACTGCTGATattaaatgaagtttttttattttttttaccgttggaaatcaaACGGTTCACAATTTATATCCATTGAAATCCAACGACcgtggggaagccacgtggctccccaacggtaaaaaaaaaatctgagccGCGGGCcggttttctgattttgtgtCTCCTAACGCGCGCttgacagaaaaaaaattaataaaggcGTCTGACGTAAGCTGACGTCAGACCCATCTCGGGCTCAAGGGCCGGCACCAATGCACGGGCCTGGCGCTCGGGCTTGCTCCAGCTCCCTCGCCAGCCAAAGCTGGCCTTGCTCCCTCGGGCAATCCGGCCCTGTTCCACCCACTGTCCCTCCAGCAATTCATcccgctggagttgctcttttAGTGTGTTGGCTATAACGTGACCGTTTGGGGTTCTTGTTGCAACAAACCGAATCAAAGAGAACGTTGTGTGAAAGTTGGGGTCGTCATGGATTCGTCGATGGCTGCCGGTAAAGGTATCATCATTCACGATTTTCACcgttttctttttgtgttttgataTCATGGATTCGTTGGTAATGTTAGAAGCTGGTGTTCGTTCTATGAATCTGTCGTCTGTCTGAGTCTAATGATAAAATTTAGGGcttttaattttcaaggaaCCATAAAACTTGTAGcctttttgttttctattgACAGGAACCCTAATTTTCTCTTTAAATATTAGGGGTAGTGTTTGAAAATTGTGGGTTTCTTTTCCAATTTTCAGGAACCCTAAAAACTTTGGGTTTTCTTCGTCAGTTCAGAGAAATCccaagtttttatttatttatttatagaaaaccctgaaaattgggtttttcattttcaattggCAAACACCCCTAATTAGTAACCCTAACAGATTGA encodes the following:
- the LOC126613652 gene encoding PHAF1 protein At3g51130-like — its product is MLQRPRRRCEGTAMGAIVLDLRPGLGIGPFTIGMPICQAFAQIEQEPNIYDVVHVKFYDEEPLKLDIVISFPDHGFHLRFDPWSQRLRLVEIFDIKRLQMRYATSLIGGPSTLATFVAVYALFGPTFPGIYDKDRGVYTLFYPGLSFSFPIPSQYTDCCHNREVELPLEFPDGTTPVTCRVSIYDSSTDKKVGVGSLMDKASAPPLPVGSLYMEEVHVKLGEELYFNVGGQNIPFGASPQDVWTELGRPCGIHQKQVDQMVIHSGLDPRPRTTLCGDYFYNYFTRGLDILFDGQTHKIKKFVLHTNYPGHADFNSYIKCNFAIFASDLGGSYQDVNYCKHRITPSTKWEQVKEILGDSGRAAIQTQGSTSNPFGSTFVYGYQNAAFEVMKNGYIATVTLFQSS